From a region of the Capricornis sumatraensis isolate serow.1 chromosome 22, serow.2, whole genome shotgun sequence genome:
- the BRD2 gene encoding bromodomain-containing protein 2 isoform X2, protein MDMGTIKRRLENNYYWAASECMQDFNTMFTNCYIYNKPTDDIVLMAQTLEKIFLQKVASMPQEEQELVVTIPKNSHKKGAKLAALQGSITSAHQVPAVSSVSHTALYTPPPEIPTTVLNIPHPSVISSPLLKSLHSAGPPLLAVSAAPPAQPLAKKKGVKRKADTTTPTPTAILAPGSPASPPGGLEPKAARLPPVRRESGRPIKPPRKDLPDSQQQHQSSKKGKLSEQLKHCNGILKELLSKKHAAYAWPFYKPVDASALGLHDYHDIIKHPMDLSTVKRKMENRDYRDAQEFAADVRLMFSNCYKYNPPDHDVVAMARKLQDVFEFRYAKMPDEPLEPGPLPVSTALPPGLAKSSSESSSEESSSESSSEEEEEEDEDDEEEEESESSDSEEERAHRLAELQEQLRAVHEQLAALSQGPISKPKRKREKKEKKKKRKAEKHRGRAGADEDDKGPRAPRPSQPKKSKKAGSGGSSGAATLGPPGFGPSGGGGTKLPKKATKTAPPALPAGYDSEEEEESRPMSYDEKRQLSLDINKLPGEKLGRVVHIIQAREPSLRDSNPEEIEIDFETLKPSTLRELERYVLSCLRKKPRKPYTIKKPVGKTKEELALEKKRELEKRLQDVSGQLNSTKKPPKKASEKTETSTAQQVAVSRLSASSSSSDSSSSSSSSSSSDTSDSDSG, encoded by the exons ATGGATATGGGTACTATCAAGAGGAGACTTGAAAACAACTACTATTGGGCTGCCTCAGAGTGTATGCAGGATTTCAACACCATGTTCACCAACTGCTACATCTACAACAAG cCCACTGATGATATTGTTCTGATGGCACAAACGCTGGAAAAGATCTTTCTGCAGAAAGTGGCATCAATGCCACAAGAAGAACAAGAACTTGTGGTTACTATCCCTAAGAACAGCCACAAGAAAGGGGCCAAATTGgcag CGCTCCAGGGCAGCATCACCAGTGCCCATCAGGTGCCCGCTGTCTCTTCTGTGTCTCACACTGCCCTGTATACTCCACCGCCTGAGATACCTACCACTGTCCTCAACATTCCCCACCCGTCGGTCATCTCTTCTCCCCTTCTCAAGTCCTTGCACTCCGCTGGACCCCCACTCCTTGCTGTCTCTGCAGCTCCCCCAGCACAGCCCCTTGCCAAG AAAAAAGGGGTAAAGCGGAAAGCAGATACTACCACCCCTACACCTACAGCTATCCTggctcctgggtccccagctAGCCCTCCAGGGGGTCTGGAGCCTAAGGCAGCCCGGCTCCCCCCTGTGCGTAGAGAAAGTGGCCGCCCTATCAAGCCCCCACGCAAAGACTTGCCTGACTCTCAGCAACAACACCAGAGCTCCAAGAAAGGAAAGCTGTCTGAACAGTTAAAACATTGCAATGGCATTTTGAAGGAGTTACTGTCTAAGAAGCACGCTGCCTATGCCTGGCCTTTCTATAAACCAGTGGACGCTTCTGCTCTTGGCCTGCATGACTACCATGACATCATTAAgcaccccatggacctcagcactgTCAAG CGGAAGATGGAGAATCGCGATTATCGGGACGCACAGGAGTTTGCTGCTGACGTGCGGCTTATGTTCTCCAACTGCTATAAATATAATCCTCCAGACCATGATGTTGTGGCCATGGCGCGAAAGTTACAG GATGTATTTGAGTTCCGTTATGCCAAAATGCCAGATGAACCACTGGAACCGGGGCCTTTACCAGTCTCTACTGCCTTGCCCCCTGGCTTGGCCAAGTCATCTTCAGAGTCCTCCAGCGAGGAAAGTAGCAGTGAGAGTTCttctgaggaagaggaggaggaagatgaggatgatgaggaggaggaagagagtgaGAGCTCTGACTCCGAGGAAGAAAGGGCTCATCGCTTGGCTGAACTACAGGAGCAG CTTAGAGCAGTACATGAACAACTGGCTGCCTTGTCCCAAGGCCCAATATCCAAGCCCAAgcgaaagagagagaaaaaagagaaaaagaagaaacggAAGGCAGAGAAGCATCGAGGCCGAGCTGGGGCTGATGAAGATGACAAAGGGCCTCGGGCACCCCGCCCGTCTCAGCCCAAGAAGTCCAAGAAGGCCGGTAGCGGTGGGAGCAGTGGCGCTGCCACGCTGGGCCCTCCTGGCTTTGGACCTTCTGGAGGAGGGGGCACCAA GCTCCCCAAAAAGGCCACAAAGACAGCCCCACCTGCCCTGCCTGCTGGCTACGactcagaggaggaggaagaaagcagGCCCATGAGTTACGATGAGAAGCGGCAGTTGAGCCTGGACATCAACAAGCTGCCTGGGGAGAAACTGGGTCGTGTTGTGCACATAATCCAAGCCAGGGAGCCCTCTTTACGTGACTCAAACCCAGAAGAAATTGAGATTGATTTTGAAACACTCAAGCCGTCCACACTTAGAGAGCTTGAACGTTACGTTCTTTCCTGCCTGCGAAAGAAACCCCGGAAGCCGTATA cTATTAAAAAACCTGTGGGAAAGACAAAGGAGGAACTGGCTTTGGAGAAGAAGCGGGAACTAGAAAAGCGGTTACAAGATGTTAGTGGGCAGCTCAATTCTACCAAAAAGCCCCCCAAGAAAG CGAGTGAGAAAACGGAGACATCCACAGCACAGCAGGTAGCGGTGTCCCGCCTCAGTGCTTCCAGCTCCAGCTCGGATTCCAGCTCCTCCTCTTCATCGTCCTCCTCTTCAGACACCAGTGATTCAGACTCAGGCTAA
- the BRD2 gene encoding bromodomain-containing protein 2 isoform X1 has product MLQNVTPHNKLPGEGNAGLLGLGPEAAAPGKRIRKPSLLYEGFESPTMASVPALQLTPANPPPPEVSNPKKPGRVTNQLQYLHKVVMKALWKHQFAWPFRQPVDAVKLGLPDYHKIIKQPMDMGTIKRRLENNYYWAASECMQDFNTMFTNCYIYNKPTDDIVLMAQTLEKIFLQKVASMPQEEQELVVTIPKNSHKKGAKLAALQGSITSAHQVPAVSSVSHTALYTPPPEIPTTVLNIPHPSVISSPLLKSLHSAGPPLLAVSAAPPAQPLAKKKGVKRKADTTTPTPTAILAPGSPASPPGGLEPKAARLPPVRRESGRPIKPPRKDLPDSQQQHQSSKKGKLSEQLKHCNGILKELLSKKHAAYAWPFYKPVDASALGLHDYHDIIKHPMDLSTVKRKMENRDYRDAQEFAADVRLMFSNCYKYNPPDHDVVAMARKLQDVFEFRYAKMPDEPLEPGPLPVSTALPPGLAKSSSESSSEESSSESSSEEEEEEDEDDEEEEESESSDSEEERAHRLAELQEQLRAVHEQLAALSQGPISKPKRKREKKEKKKKRKAEKHRGRAGADEDDKGPRAPRPSQPKKSKKAGSGGSSGAATLGPPGFGPSGGGGTKLPKKATKTAPPALPAGYDSEEEEESRPMSYDEKRQLSLDINKLPGEKLGRVVHIIQAREPSLRDSNPEEIEIDFETLKPSTLRELERYVLSCLRKKPRKPYTIKKPVGKTKEELALEKKRELEKRLQDVSGQLNSTKKPPKKASEKTETSTAQQVAVSRLSASSSSSDSSSSSSSSSSSDTSDSDSG; this is encoded by the exons ATGCTGCAAAACGTGACTCCCCACAACAA GCTCCCTGGGGAGGGGAATGCAGGGTTACTGGGCCTGGGCCCAGAAGCAGCAGCGCCTGGGAAAAGGATTCGAAAGCCCTCTCTATTGTATGAGGGATTCGAGAGCCCCACAATGGCTTCAGTGCCGGCTTTGCAACTAACCCCTGCCAACCCACCACCTCCCGAGGTGTCCAATCCCAAAAAGCCAGGACGGGTTACCAACCAGTTGCAATATCTGCACAAGGTGGTGATGAAGGCTCTATGGAAACATCAGTTTGCATGGCCCTTCCGGCAGCCTGTGGATGCCGTCAAACTGGGTCTGCCG gattaTCACAAAATTATAAAGCAGCCTATGGATATGGGTACTATCAAGAGGAGACTTGAAAACAACTACTATTGGGCTGCCTCAGAGTGTATGCAGGATTTCAACACCATGTTCACCAACTGCTACATCTACAACAAG cCCACTGATGATATTGTTCTGATGGCACAAACGCTGGAAAAGATCTTTCTGCAGAAAGTGGCATCAATGCCACAAGAAGAACAAGAACTTGTGGTTACTATCCCTAAGAACAGCCACAAGAAAGGGGCCAAATTGgcag CGCTCCAGGGCAGCATCACCAGTGCCCATCAGGTGCCCGCTGTCTCTTCTGTGTCTCACACTGCCCTGTATACTCCACCGCCTGAGATACCTACCACTGTCCTCAACATTCCCCACCCGTCGGTCATCTCTTCTCCCCTTCTCAAGTCCTTGCACTCCGCTGGACCCCCACTCCTTGCTGTCTCTGCAGCTCCCCCAGCACAGCCCCTTGCCAAG AAAAAAGGGGTAAAGCGGAAAGCAGATACTACCACCCCTACACCTACAGCTATCCTggctcctgggtccccagctAGCCCTCCAGGGGGTCTGGAGCCTAAGGCAGCCCGGCTCCCCCCTGTGCGTAGAGAAAGTGGCCGCCCTATCAAGCCCCCACGCAAAGACTTGCCTGACTCTCAGCAACAACACCAGAGCTCCAAGAAAGGAAAGCTGTCTGAACAGTTAAAACATTGCAATGGCATTTTGAAGGAGTTACTGTCTAAGAAGCACGCTGCCTATGCCTGGCCTTTCTATAAACCAGTGGACGCTTCTGCTCTTGGCCTGCATGACTACCATGACATCATTAAgcaccccatggacctcagcactgTCAAG CGGAAGATGGAGAATCGCGATTATCGGGACGCACAGGAGTTTGCTGCTGACGTGCGGCTTATGTTCTCCAACTGCTATAAATATAATCCTCCAGACCATGATGTTGTGGCCATGGCGCGAAAGTTACAG GATGTATTTGAGTTCCGTTATGCCAAAATGCCAGATGAACCACTGGAACCGGGGCCTTTACCAGTCTCTACTGCCTTGCCCCCTGGCTTGGCCAAGTCATCTTCAGAGTCCTCCAGCGAGGAAAGTAGCAGTGAGAGTTCttctgaggaagaggaggaggaagatgaggatgatgaggaggaggaagagagtgaGAGCTCTGACTCCGAGGAAGAAAGGGCTCATCGCTTGGCTGAACTACAGGAGCAG CTTAGAGCAGTACATGAACAACTGGCTGCCTTGTCCCAAGGCCCAATATCCAAGCCCAAgcgaaagagagagaaaaaagagaaaaagaagaaacggAAGGCAGAGAAGCATCGAGGCCGAGCTGGGGCTGATGAAGATGACAAAGGGCCTCGGGCACCCCGCCCGTCTCAGCCCAAGAAGTCCAAGAAGGCCGGTAGCGGTGGGAGCAGTGGCGCTGCCACGCTGGGCCCTCCTGGCTTTGGACCTTCTGGAGGAGGGGGCACCAA GCTCCCCAAAAAGGCCACAAAGACAGCCCCACCTGCCCTGCCTGCTGGCTACGactcagaggaggaggaagaaagcagGCCCATGAGTTACGATGAGAAGCGGCAGTTGAGCCTGGACATCAACAAGCTGCCTGGGGAGAAACTGGGTCGTGTTGTGCACATAATCCAAGCCAGGGAGCCCTCTTTACGTGACTCAAACCCAGAAGAAATTGAGATTGATTTTGAAACACTCAAGCCGTCCACACTTAGAGAGCTTGAACGTTACGTTCTTTCCTGCCTGCGAAAGAAACCCCGGAAGCCGTATA cTATTAAAAAACCTGTGGGAAAGACAAAGGAGGAACTGGCTTTGGAGAAGAAGCGGGAACTAGAAAAGCGGTTACAAGATGTTAGTGGGCAGCTCAATTCTACCAAAAAGCCCCCCAAGAAAG CGAGTGAGAAAACGGAGACATCCACAGCACAGCAGGTAGCGGTGTCCCGCCTCAGTGCTTCCAGCTCCAGCTCGGATTCCAGCTCCTCCTCTTCATCGTCCTCCTCTTCAGACACCAGTGATTCAGACTCAGGCTAA